One Bosea sp. 124 genomic window, AGGTGTTCTGCCGAACCGCTTTCACGCATCTCGAAGCTCTCGCTGACGAAGCGGCAAGCTATGTCAGCCCGGCATGAAACCGTGGTTGCGGCGATGGTTCAAATTGTCAGGAATCGGCGTTTGAGCTGTGGAGCGCGTGTACTCCACCGTCCCTGTGTTGCGCCTGCGCCATGCCCGGAGCCGCGGCGGCGCGTCGCGTTTGCGCCGGCCTCGGGCGTCAGGGCTCAAGCGGCGGCGAGCCCGATCTTTTCGTCGCGGCGGCGCAGCAGATGCATCAGCGGCAGGGCGAGCAGCACCATCCAGGCCTTGCCGATGATCTGGCCGCCGACGAAGTCGAGGCTGCCGAAGGCGAGCTGCAGGAAGACGATGCTGTCGACGACCAGCCCGACGATGCTGGAGGCGACGACCGCGGTGACGAAGCGGCGGCGTTGCAGTGGCGTATAGACCGCGAAATCCGCCAGTTCCGACAGCAGGAAGGCCGCGACCGAAGCCAGCACGATGGCCGGCGGAGCGACGAAGGCCGAGATCAGCGCGCCGATGGCGATGGCGCCGAGGCCCGCCAATGGCCCGAGCCGCCGCTGCACGATGTCGCGCAAAACGAGCGCGAGCCCGATCATGAGAACGCCGCTGGGTGCCTTGATGTCGGGCCAGACCGGAACGAGGCAGGGGCCGTCCGGCACGCAGACGATACCGACATTGCCGATCAGCCAGTTGGCGACCGGGATGGTGAGGGCAAAGAGGACGAGGGCGACGATGCCTTCGATCTGGCGCTGCCGATCAAGAATCATGGGAGGGTCCGCTGTCGTCGGGGGAGGCGAGAAAGGCGACATAGCCTTTCGCACGCAGCTCGCAGGCCGGGCAATGGCCGCAGCCGAACCCCCAGCCATGCCGTGTCTTCCTGTCGCCGAGATAGCAGCTATGGCTGTCCTCGATCACGAGATCGAGCAGAGGCTCGCCGCCCAGCGCCTTCGCCAGCGCAAAGGTCTGGGCCTTGTCGCGCCACATCAGGGGCGTGTGGAGCACGAGCCGGCGGTCCAGGCCCAGGCCCAGCGCGACCTGCATCGCCTTGATCGTGTCGTCGCGGCAGTCGGGATAGCCGGAATAATCGGTTTCGCAGACGCCGAGAACGATGTGCCGCGCGCCGCGCCGATAGGCCAGCGCGGCAGCGAAGCTCAGGAAGATCAGGTTGCGGCCGGGGACGAAGGTGGTCGGCAGCCCGGTTTCGGCAAAGGCGATCTCGGTGTCGCGGGTGAGGGCGGTCTCCGAAATCGCTCCCAGCGCCGCGAGATCGACGAAATGGTCGGGGCCGAGCCGTTCCGCGTAGATCGGCGACAGTGCCGGCAGCTTGCCACAGATGACCTGCCGGCATTCCAGCTCGACACGATGGCGCTGGCCGTAGTCGAAGCCGACGGTCTCGACCTCGTCGAAGCGGGCGAGGGCCCAGGCGAGCGCGACGGTCGAATCCTGGCCGCCAGAGAACAGGACGAGGGCGCGGGATGTGGTCATGGCCGCGGCCGTCACGCCGCCGCTCAATCGAACAGGCTGGAGACGCTCGATTCGCTGGCCGTGCGCTCGATCGCCTCGCCCATCAGCGCGGCGATCGAGATGACGCGGATGTTGCGCGCCACCTTCACCGCCTCGGTCGGCATGATCGAATCGGTGATCACCAGTTCCTTGAGCTTGGAATTGGCGATGCGCGCCACCGCGCCGCCGGAAAGGACGCCATGGGTGATATAGGCATAGACCTCGCGGGCGCCCTGATCGAGCAAGGCCTCGGCCGCGTTGACCAGCGTGCCGCCCGAATCGACGATGTCGTCGAGCAGGATGCAGGAGCGGCCCTCGACCGAGCCGATGATGTTCATCACCTCGGATTCGCCCGGCCGGTCGCGGCGCTTGTCGACGATGGCCAGTGGTGCGTCGATGCGCTTGGCGAGCGCGCGGGCGCGGACCACGCCGCCGACGTCAGGCGAGACGACCATGGCGTTCTTGTAGTCGAGCCGCTCCTTGATATCGCGCGACATCAGCGGGGCACCGAACAGGTTGTCGGTGGGAATGTCGAAGAAGCCCTGGATCTGGCCGGCATGCAGGTCGAGCGTCAGGACGCGGTCGACACCGGCATGGGTGATCAGGTTGGCGACGAGCTTGGCCGAGATCGGCGTGCGGCCCGAGGCGCGCCGGTCCTGCCGCGCATAGCCGAAATAGGGGATCACCGCCGTGATGCGGCGCGCCGAGGAGCGGCGCAGCGCATCGGTGATGATCAGCAGTTCCATCAGGTGGTCGTTGGTCGGAAACGAGGTCGACTGGATGATGAAGACATCCTGGCCGCGCACATTCTCCTGAATCTCGACGAAGACCTCCATGTCGGCGAAGCGCCGGACGGAAGCCTTGGCGAGGGGAATGCCGAGATGGGTGCAGATCGCTTCGGCGAGCGGCCGATTGGAATTGCCGGCGACGACTTTGAAGGATGAAGGCATGCCGGCGCGCACCGTTATATTCTGGCTGGGCGAGAACCGCTCTAAGCTGGCTCAGTTCGCAGGGCTCTTAACAGCGGTATGACGGGGAGTCGACTGTTGCACTGCAAAAGCCGCCCGCAAAACATTGCGAGGCGCGCCTTGCCGATTTGCGCAGAGATGATGGCCGGCTCGCCCGACGCCCGGACCTTGCGTCCCGCGGGACTTTGCCTGTCTGGCTTCTTGGCCTGTCTGGCTTCAGAGCTTCTTGCCGCCCGTTGCCGAGGCCGTCTTGGCCGCGGTCTTGGCGCTGTCGGCCGCCTGCTTGCCGGCCGTCTTGGTCTTGTCGCCGGGCAGGACGGTGTCCGCGGCCGGCGTCGTCACCAGGAAGCTCGCGATCGCATCCATCGATTCGGCCGCGGCCTTGGCGACGATGGTCTGGTCGACGCCGGACCACGGGTCCGAGGTGCCGCCGCGCCGGCCGAGGCTTTCGCCCTGCACGCGCTGGGCGCGCTTCTTGGTCTCGTCATAGACGTCCCAGACGAAGCCGAGCGAGGTCTGGCCGTCTTCGGTCGGCTGGGCCGTGAGATAGCCGCGAACGCGGAAGCGGGCGGGCTTGTCGCCCGGCACGATCTCCATACGCCGCTCGGCGGCAGCCTCGCCGAGCAATCCGGCGAAACGGGTCGTCACCGCATCGGGGGCCCCGGAAATGCTCTGCACCGACACCGGCACGCCCGGCGCATCGACGCGCGGCCTGGCTGCGGTCGTGGTTTCCTGACAACCGGCGAGCGCAAGCGCGACGGCCGGCCCCAGAACGAGGCCGCTCAAACGATCGATCATGACGCCTCCCGCTTGTCTTTGCGCGTACGGGTTGGACAGTTTTTGTAGTCCCTGCGCGGCCTTTCTAGGCTCAACCGACCGCGAGGTCCAGACAGTGCGGCTGGCCGGACCCGAGCGGGCTTCGTCGGGAGGATCAGGCCGTGGTCGGTTGCTGCCGGGGCGGAAGGCATGTGCGATCTGCCCGGCCGCGATTGCGGGCCCGGGCATCCTCGCCCATATATCCCGACATGCGGGCTCGGGAAGGCCCGATCCGGAGAGTTCCATGGTCACGACCAGCAGCCGCATCCTCGACGATATCGCCCGCCTCGCCACCGATGCCGCCGGCGCGGCCCAGGGCGTGCGCCGCGAGGTCGAGACCGTCGTGAAGACGCAGATCGAACGCCTGCTGCGCGATCTCGACGTGGTGACGCGCGAGGAATTCGAGGCCGTGCGTGAGATGGCGCTGCTGGCGCGCGAGGAGAACGACAAGCTCGCAGCCCGGCTCGCCGCGCTCGAAGCGGGGCAGCCGAAGCCCTGAGTGGTGCGGGCGCCCGGCGCCTGCCGCATCGCCCGCCCGGCGCGCATCCACAGCCATGTGCTGTGGACAGGGCGCCATGGGGATTGAGCCCGCCCCCCGAATCCGCCGAGCGTCACATCGTGTTGGGAGTGTCACACGCCCTGCGCTAACGTCGGTGGAGAAATTGATTCGTCGGGTCAACCTCTTAGGAGGAAGCCGACGGATCGTGGCGCCCGGTTTCAGGCCGGCGCGGCATCTGTGGGTTGCGTTCCTTCAGCTTTCCCGTCGCCGTGTTCCCGTTCTCGAACGCGCCGGACCGCGCCTCAGCGACACCCGGCAGTTGGACCCAAGGGCATGATGGATCTCGAACTGGATGCCGAACTCGACCGGCCTTCCAACCCCCTCGACCTGATCGAACGACTCGCCGCTCTCAACAACTGGACCTTCGACCGCGACAGCGACGACGAATTGTCGGTCGCCGTTACCGGCGGCTGGTCCGACTATCACGTCGCCATTACCTGGCTGGCCGAAGTCGAGGCGATCCATATCGCC contains:
- a CDS encoding VUT family protein; this encodes MILDRQRQIEGIVALVLFALTIPVANWLIGNVGIVCVPDGPCLVPVWPDIKAPSGVLMIGLALVLRDIVQRRLGPLAGLGAIAIGALISAFVAPPAIVLASVAAFLLSELADFAVYTPLQRRRFVTAVVASSIVGLVVDSIVFLQLAFGSLDFVGGQIIGKAWMVLLALPLMHLLRRRDEKIGLAAA
- the queC gene encoding 7-cyano-7-deazaguanine synthase QueC, with product MTTSRALVLFSGGQDSTVALAWALARFDEVETVGFDYGQRHRVELECRQVICGKLPALSPIYAERLGPDHFVDLAALGAISETALTRDTEIAFAETGLPTTFVPGRNLIFLSFAAALAYRRGARHIVLGVCETDYSGYPDCRDDTIKAMQVALGLGLDRRLVLHTPLMWRDKAQTFALAKALGGEPLLDLVIEDSHSCYLGDRKTRHGWGFGCGHCPACELRAKGYVAFLASPDDSGPSHDS
- a CDS encoding ribose-phosphate pyrophosphokinase → MPSSFKVVAGNSNRPLAEAICTHLGIPLAKASVRRFADMEVFVEIQENVRGQDVFIIQSTSFPTNDHLMELLIITDALRRSSARRITAVIPYFGYARQDRRASGRTPISAKLVANLITHAGVDRVLTLDLHAGQIQGFFDIPTDNLFGAPLMSRDIKERLDYKNAMVVSPDVGGVVRARALAKRIDAPLAIVDKRRDRPGESEVMNIIGSVEGRSCILLDDIVDSGGTLVNAAEALLDQGAREVYAYITHGVLSGGAVARIANSKLKELVITDSIMPTEAVKVARNIRVISIAALMGEAIERTASESSVSSLFD
- a CDS encoding accessory factor UbiK family protein, yielding MVTTSSRILDDIARLATDAAGAAQGVRREVETVVKTQIERLLRDLDVVTREEFEAVREMALLAREENDKLAARLAALEAGQPKP